From the Sphingobium yanoikuyae genome, the window TCCTGCCCTGGGCGGTGCTGGCGGCACCGGGCATCGTCCTCAACAAGGATGGGTCGTTCCAGCGTACGGCCAGGTTCCGCGGCCCGGATCTCGACAGCTCGACGCCCGCAGAACTTGTTGCCGTCGCGGCGCGCATCAACAATGCGCTGCGACGCCTGGGATCAGGCTGGGCGCTGTTCGTGGAAGCGCAGCGTCTGCCCGCGCAAGCCTATCCCCAAGGCCTGTTCTGCGACCGGGCATCGGCTCTAGTGGACATGGAGCGCCGCGCGCAGTTTCGCGAGGCCGGCGTCCATTTCGAGAGCTTCTATTATCTGACCCTGCTCTGGCTGCCACCGGCCGAGGAAATCTCGAGGGCGGAATCCTGGCTTTACGAAGGGCAAGTGAAAGGCGCACTCGACCCACTGACCCACCTGCGAAATTTTGCCGACCGGACAGATCGGCTGATCCATCTGCTCGACGGCTTCATGCCTGAAGCCCGATGGCTGAAAGATGGCGAGACGCTGACTTTCCTCCACAGCTGCATTTCGACCCGGCACCAGCGGGTTCGCGTTCCCGAAACACCGGCCTATATCGATGCGCTTCTTGCCGATGAGGGCCTGTCCGGCGGTTTCGAGCCGCGCCTTGGCGAGCATCATCTGCGCACCCTCACCATCACCGGGTTTCCGACGTCGACCTTCCCCGGTCTCCTGGACGAGCTTAACGCGCAGGCCTTTGCCTATCGCTGGTCGACCAGAGCGATCATGCTCGACAAGAATGATGCGACCAGATTGCTGACCCGAATCCGGCGGCAATGGTTTGCCAAGCGCAAGTCTCTTGCCGCAATCCTCAAGGAGGTGATGACGAACGAGCAGTCTGTCCTGCTCGACAGCGACGCTGCGAACAAGGCCGCTGATGCAGACATGGCGCTCCAGGCGCTGGGCGCCGATCATGCTGGCATAGCCTATGTAACGGCGAGCGTAACGGTATGGGACCGTGATCCGACCGAGGCATCGCACAAGCTGCGGCTTGTGGAAAAGGTGATCCAGGGGCGTGACTTCACTTGTTCGATCGAGCGCGTCAATGCCGTCGAGGCATGGCTGGGTGGCCTGCCTGGCCAGGTTTACGCCAATGTCCGCAGGCCTCCCATAACCACGCTCAACCTTGCGCACCTCATTCCGCTGTCCGCGGTGTGGGCAGGCGCCGCGCGCGACGAACATCTCGATGGTCCGGCGCTTCTCTATGGCAAGACCGAGGGATCCACACCCTTTCGCCTCTCCCTTCATGTCGGCGATGTCGGTCACACCCTCGTCATCGGCCCTACCGGCGCAGGTAAATCGGTACTGCTCGCCATGATGGCCATGCAGTTCCGTCGCTATGCCGGTAGCCAGATATTCGCCTTCGATTTTGGCGGGTCGATCCGCGCCGCCATCTTAGCAATGGGCGGAGACTGGTGCGATCTAGGGGGCCAAATTGATGCAGGTCAGGAAGCCAGCCCAAGGATTGCGCTTCAGCCACTGGCTCGGATCGACCAGCCGGCTGAACGAAGCTGGGCTGCGCAATGGATTGCTGCTCTTCTTGGAACGGAAGGCATTGCGCTCGATCCGGCCGACAAGGATCATCTCTGGACGGCGCTCAATTCGCTGGCATCGGCCCCTATCGCCGAGCGCACGCTGTCGGGTCTGGCAGCGCTCCTTCAGACCCAGCGCCT encodes:
- the trbE gene encoding conjugal transfer protein TrbE → MMSLREYRSTSACLADFLPWAVLAAPGIVLNKDGSFQRTARFRGPDLDSSTPAELVAVAARINNALRRLGSGWALFVEAQRLPAQAYPQGLFCDRASALVDMERRAQFREAGVHFESFYYLTLLWLPPAEEISRAESWLYEGQVKGALDPLTHLRNFADRTDRLIHLLDGFMPEARWLKDGETLTFLHSCISTRHQRVRVPETPAYIDALLADEGLSGGFEPRLGEHHLRTLTITGFPTSTFPGLLDELNAQAFAYRWSTRAIMLDKNDATRLLTRIRRQWFAKRKSLAAILKEVMTNEQSVLLDSDAANKAADADMALQALGADHAGIAYVTASVTVWDRDPTEASHKLRLVEKVIQGRDFTCSIERVNAVEAWLGGLPGQVYANVRRPPITTLNLAHLIPLSAVWAGAARDEHLDGPALLYGKTEGSTPFRLSLHVGDVGHTLVIGPTGAGKSVLLAMMAMQFRRYAGSQIFAFDFGGSIRAAILAMGGDWCDLGGQIDAGQEASPRIALQPLARIDQPAERSWAAQWIAALLGTEGIALDPADKDHLWTALNSLASAPIAERTLSGLAALLQTQRLKQALIPYCEGGSWGNYLDGESENLGSASVQAFEIEGLVGSSAAAPVLAYLFHRIESHLDGRPTLILIDEGWLVLDHPQFAEQLREWLKTLRKKNASVVFATQSLSDIDGSAIAPAIIESCPTRIFLPNERALEPQITQIYSRFGLNDRQIEILSRATPKRDYYCQSRRGNRLFELGLGEVALAFTAVSSKQDHRSISDILDLVGREQFASRWLTKRGLDWAADLLAHIDIAPPVDPDPQIPPHDEEPPQ